A region of Candidatus Eisenbacteria bacterium DNA encodes the following proteins:
- a CDS encoding lysophospholipid acyltransferase family protein translates to MVSLVLFNVLGLCISAMPARLGYFVARNLTAFHYYLFPSRRAAVLSNVRHVLANSPSPRFRVLTENQIARLIFRSFNEFLFEFFKIPVLNRQRIERAFSFEGLQNLDSALSKGNGVIIASAHIGNWEMGGAALALLGYKLHVVAAIQFSSSLSEHVKDVKRRLNINVVSPEEGYRALFRALKDNEVVVLLVDGDVFANGLKLDFFSEPARISSGAAALALKTNAAIVSGYVKREGPLRFRMSVGEPILPVSTGNKAEDIEKLFRQVLSRVESYIEENLDQWCIFRGVWTDEVKRGTLSEAQRTEEHAYYDSPSGS, encoded by the coding sequence ATGGTTTCCCTTGTGCTTTTCAACGTACTAGGCCTATGCATTTCGGCCATGCCGGCAAGATTGGGATACTTCGTTGCAAGAAATTTAACCGCCTTCCATTACTACTTGTTCCCCTCCAGGCGCGCAGCAGTGCTTTCCAACGTGAGGCATGTTCTGGCCAACTCTCCCTCTCCGAGATTCAGGGTACTCACAGAGAACCAGATAGCGAGACTTATCTTCAGAAGTTTCAACGAATTTCTGTTCGAGTTCTTCAAGATTCCGGTGCTCAATAGGCAGAGAATAGAGAGAGCATTTTCGTTTGAAGGTCTACAGAATTTGGATTCGGCACTTTCAAAGGGAAACGGTGTCATCATCGCCAGCGCTCACATCGGAAACTGGGAAATGGGAGGAGCTGCGCTGGCCCTCCTGGGATACAAGCTTCACGTGGTCGCAGCAATACAATTCAGTAGCTCGCTGTCCGAACATGTCAAGGACGTGAAGCGAAGACTCAACATAAACGTCGTGTCGCCGGAAGAGGGCTACCGGGCGCTCTTCCGGGCGCTCAAAGACAACGAAGTCGTGGTCTTGCTTGTGGACGGAGACGTTTTCGCAAACGGACTCAAGCTGGATTTCTTCTCGGAGCCCGCCCGGATTTCGTCGGGCGCTGCTGCCCTGGCATTGAAGACCAACGCAGCCATCGTATCGGGCTACGTGAAGAGAGAGGGCCCCCTCCGCTTCAGGATGAGCGTGGGCGAGCCCATCCTTCCCGTCTCGACCGGCAACAAGGCAGAGGACATCGAGAAGCTGTTTAGGCAGGTCCTTTCCCGAGTAGAATCTTACATTGAGGAAAACCTCGACCAATGGTGTATCTTCAGAGGCGTCTGGACCGACGAGGTCAAGCGTGGAACGCTTTCAGAAGCGCAACGGACAGAAGAGCATGCCTACTATGATTCACCCTCCGGAAGCTGA